A single genomic interval of Vulpes vulpes isolate BD-2025 unplaced genomic scaffold, VulVul3 u000000714, whole genome shotgun sequence harbors:
- the LOC112910848 gene encoding uncharacterized protein gives MSGVAPACTSEPCTILQLDTLHREGLPSGPRLPATRPRSAPPQPPAPRLPVRALLPGRSGTPGRSGFRPRPAPPAPLGAQTLPALDDTTPREDPRLAARWAEGPSTPRADPVPWDLEEPGRHRAPPRTAAPGLGSSAIKEFFSKPKYNHILKPEDCLSEPCTILQLDTRTVQIADLGTTSGELHFEIRKAGALHGFTAWFSVRFQSPEEDEPQLVLSTGPFHPTTHWRQVLFMMDEPVSVLSGDVVTGSVVLQRNPVWRRHMSVALSWSVTSTQDPTSQKVGEKVFPIWRRRSKLWEAGAAGTSPGGDALGCEPAFLWPASSPALRRDTRVCALPSSGLHRHRVGLGGDPSPLSLPVSVL, from the exons ATGTCTGGGGTGGCACCTGCCTGCACGTCTGAACCGTGCACCATCCTGCAGCTGGACACGTTGcaccgggagg gcctgccatctggcccccggctgcctgcgacgaggccccgcagcgcccccccccagccccccgccccccgcctccccgtgcgtgccctcctcccagggagatcagggactcccggccgctccgggttccgaccccggccagcacctcccgcacccctgggggcacagactctgcctgcacttgacgacaccacgcctcgagaggaccccaggctggccgcccgatgggccgagggcccgtccacaccccgggctgaccctgTCCCGTGGGAcctggaggagccaggaaggcacagggcccccccgcggaccgcggctccgggtctggG ATCTTCAGCAATTAAGGAGTTTTTTTCGAAGCCCAAGTACAACCACATTTTGAAGCCAGAAGACTGTCTGTCTGAACCGTGCACCATCCTGCAGCTGGACACGAGAACCGTGCAGATCGCTGACCTGGGG ACCACGAGCGGTGAGCTGCACTTTGAGATCAGGAAGGCCGGCGCGCTGCATGGATTCACCGCCTGGTTCAGTGTCCGGTTCCAGAGCCCGGAGGAGGACGAGCCGCAGCTGGTGCTGAGCACAGGCCCGTTTCACCC AACCACCCACTGGAGGCAGGTGCTGTTTATGATGGACGAGCCCGTGTCTGTGCTCTCGGGAGATGTGGTCACAGGCTCGGTTGTGCTGCAGAGAAACCCCGTGTGGAGGAGGCACATGTCCGTGGCGCTCAGCTGGTCCGTCACTTCCACACAAGACCCCACATCGCAGAAA GTGGGAGAGAAGGTCTTTCCCATCTGGAGACGACGGTCGAAGCTGTGGGAAGCAGGTGCTGCAGGAACGAGCCCGGGCGGAGACGCGCTTGGATGTGAGCCCGCGTTCCTGTGGCCCGCGAGCTCCCCTGCCCTGCGGCGGGACACCCGTGTGTGCGCGCTCCCTTCCTCGGGCCTCCACAGGCACCGCGTGGGGCTCGGCGGGGACCCCTCACCCCTGTCACTGCCCGTGTCTGTGCTCTAG